The following is a genomic window from Parabacteroides johnsonii DSM 18315.
CTTCTCGTATGCGCATGTGCCCTGGGCTTTCCCCCGGCAGCAGATATTGGAAAAAGTAGGACTGCCATCGGGCGACGAGAAGAGCCGGATGTTCGAAACAGCCCACAGGATCCTTTGCGAAGCAGACTACCAGCCGATCGGTCTGGATCATTTCGTCCGCAAAGACGACGAGTTGTACACAGCTTCGCAGAACGGACAGCTACATCGTAATTTCCAGGGATATTGTACGCGCCGCACTACCGGCCAGGTCTATGCTTTCGGTGTGACCGGAATCAGCCAGCTCGGAACGGCTTACGCTCAGAACACAAAAGATATCATGGAGTATATCGAGAAAGTCGAAGCCGGCATCTTGCCTGTCGCCAAAGGATATCTCCTAAGCCGGGAGGAACAGATCACACGAGAAGCAATCGAAATGCTGATGTGCAACTACCGGATCGACTGGAACGAACTGTCGGAACAGCTTTCCACCCCCGCCCGATCCATCAAGCAGGCAACCGCCTATGACGAAGCGCATCTACGCGAATTTGCAGAGGATGGACTAATCGAGTTCGACAAAAACCAAATCAGGATGACACCTGAAGGCAGGCTTTTCGTACGAAACATAGCCGCTTCGCTGGACAAGCTGATGCTCGAAACAAACAAATCATTTTCTAAACCTGTATAACAAAATGGACTCCCAGCAGACAGATATTCTGATTATCGGTGCCGGATTGACCGGATTGACGACCGGTTTCTGGTTAACTCGCGCCGGAAAAGACATTCATATCCTCGAGAAGGCTGATCGTGTCGGAGGACAAATCCATACGTTCCGCGAAAAGGATTTTGTCTACGAAAGCGGCCCCAATACAGGTGTCGTCTCCTACCCCGAAGTCGCCGAACTTTTCGAAGCCCTCTCCCCTGCCTGTGCACTGGAGACTGCCCGCGAAGAATCCAAACGTCGGCTGATCTGGAAAGGAGATCGGTTCCGGGCCCTCCCGTCCGGACTGTTCAGTGCAGTCACGACTCCTCTGTTTACGCTTGGCGACAAGTTCCGTATCCTCGGAGAACCGTTTCGGGCAAAAGGGAACAATCCGGATGAGTCTGTCGGGGAATTGGCAGCCCGCCGCTTGGGTAAATCATTCCTGCACTATGCGGTAGACCCATTCCTATCCGGTGTCTATGCCGGCGATCCGATGAAACTCGTCACTCGTTATGCGCTCCCTAAACTCTATAACTTAGAACAGCAATATGGAAGCTTCATCCGCGGAACCATCGCGAAAGCCAAGCAGCCGAAAACGGATCGCGACCGCCTCGCCAGCAAGAAAGTATTTTCCGTCGCCGGAGGGTTGGACAAACTGACCGGGGCGATGGCCGAGGCGATCGCCCCGGCCCATATCACACTGTCGGCCGCTGACGTCACAGTCCGCCCTTGTGCAAACAAATGGATGGCTACCTATTCGACAGCCGACGGCGAACAGACTATTATTGCGGAACGGATAGTTACGACCACCGGCGCTTATACACTGCCGGCCCTGTTGCCGTTTGTCCCGAAAGAAAAGATGGACCGGATCAGTAACTTGTATTATGCACCGGTCGTACAGGCCAGCGTCGGGTTCCGCGACACCGGTGGATTACGTTTCGATGCGTTCGGAGGCCTGGTTCCTTCCTGTGAGAAAAAAGATGTGCTCGGAATTCTTTTCCCCTCCGCTTGTTTTGCCGGACGGGCTCCGGAAGAGGGTGCCCTCTTCTCGTTCTTTATCGGAGGCGTAAAGCATGCCGACCTGACGACCTGGCCGGAAGAGGAACTGAAAGCGCTCATCAGACACGAGCTCCACACCATGTTGAAATTTCCGGAGGAAACGGAACCTGATATGATCCGTGTCTTCCGTCACGAACATGCCATTCCGCAATACGAACAGAATAGCGGCACCCGCTTCGAAACGATCGACGAACTGCAAGCGCATTACCCTGGCCTTACATTGGCCGGAAACATCAAAGGCGGTATCGGCATGGCTGACCGTATCCGCCAAGCCACAGAAATTGCGAATAAATTAATAAACGGGTAAATTCATCATTTACATTATACAATACATTAATATGGAGGAAAAATGGAAGATAAAATAGTTGAAATAGCTCGTTTCTATGAACCGGAAGCAGCACAGATGATCGAATCCCTCCTGAAATCGGAAGGAATCAAATGTTATCTGAGAAACGAATATACGAGCCAGGTCATGTACCCAGCCAATATGGGTGGCATTCGCATTGAACTGCTTGAAAGCGAAGTTCCCCGTGCAATGGAGATTTTGGAAGCAAACGGATACGAATTTCCGAAAGAAGACGAAGAAGCCGAACAGATTCAAGCCGTTTCAGGTTGGACACGTCACGTTCCGTTCCTCCGTCATCTTCCTCTCGAAAAACAAATTATCGTTCTTTTTATCCTTGTAGCCGTATTTTTGGCCTTGGTCATTTATTTCGGTTCGCTTGTATCATCCAACTAAACAAATGTAAACTATGGCACGCAGAAAGATTACAAATAGTCAAGCCGTATGTATCACTCTTTTATGGGGTGTCCTTTGCTACATGCTGCTTGCATACAGCGAAAAGATAACCTTTGATATCGTTTTTGCCCTGGTAGCGTCAGCAATCATCGTGTTCGTCCCTATCTATAAGAGTAGAAGACGAAGAGACGAATGACATTTAGTTACTTTTACCCGTTTAAAATACCGAAATGATATTTTTAATGCATTTTTTCTTTCAAATATTTGTTTGTGTAAAATTTTAGCTTACCTTTGCGAGGTCGTTAAAAAAACGGCTACCGGTTAACAAATTGATTATAAATATAACATTCTAAATAAAATCAGTCTTATGAAGGCAAGTGAAGTTTTAGACAACTTAAAGAGAAGATTTCCGAATGAACCGGAATATCATCAGGCAGTTTCAGAAGTATTAGGAACAATCGAAGAGGCTTACAATGAACATCCCGAATTTGAAAAGAGCAATCTGATCGAACGTCTTTGTATCCCCGATCGTATTTTCTCCTTCCGTGTAACCTGGATGGATGATAAAGGACAGATCCAAACCAACATGGGATACCGTATCCAGCACAACAATGCGATCGGCCCGTATAAAGGAGGTATCCGTTTCCACGCTTCTGTAAACCAGTCGATCCTTAAGTTCCTGGCTTTCGAACAGACTTTCAAGAACTCACTGACAACTCTGCCGATGGGCGGTGGCAAAGGGGGTTCCGACTTCAGCCCGCGCGGTAAGTCAAACGCTGAAATCATGCGTTTCTGCCAGGCTTTCGTATTGGAATTATGGCGCCATATCGGCCCGGATACGGATGTTCCTGCAGGTGATATAGGTGTTGGCGGACGTGAAGTCGGTTATATGTACGGAATGTATAAGAAACTGGCTCAGGAAAACACGGGGACATTCACCGGCAAAGGACGCGAATTCGGCGGTTCACTGATCCGTCCCGAAGCGACTGGTTACGGAAATGTTTACTTCCTGCTGGAAATGCTGAATACAAAGGGAATCGACATCAAAGGAAAGACCGTTTGTGTTTCAGGTTCAGGTAACGTAGCCCAATATACTGTAGAAAAACTGATCAGCCTCGGTGCCAAAGTGGTGACAATGTCCGATTCGGACGGTTACATCTACGATCCAGACGGTATCGACCGTGCTAAGCTGGATTACATCATGGAACTGAAGAACCTGTATCGTGGCCGTATCCGTGAATATGCAGAACAATATGGTTGCAAATATGTGGCTGGTGCTCGTCCTTGGGGAGAAAAATGCGACATCGCAATGCCGAGTGCAACTCAAAACGAACTAAACGGAGAAGATGCCAAGACATTGCTTGCCAACGGATGTATCGCCGTATCGGAAGGTGCTAACATGCCTTCTACTCCTGAAGCTATCGACGCATTCCTGGAAGCTA
Proteins encoded in this region:
- a CDS encoding NADP-specific glutamate dehydrogenase; its protein translation is MKASEVLDNLKRRFPNEPEYHQAVSEVLGTIEEAYNEHPEFEKSNLIERLCIPDRIFSFRVTWMDDKGQIQTNMGYRIQHNNAIGPYKGGIRFHASVNQSILKFLAFEQTFKNSLTTLPMGGGKGGSDFSPRGKSNAEIMRFCQAFVLELWRHIGPDTDVPAGDIGVGGREVGYMYGMYKKLAQENTGTFTGKGREFGGSLIRPEATGYGNVYFLLEMLNTKGIDIKGKTVCVSGSGNVAQYTVEKLISLGAKVVTMSDSDGYIYDPDGIDRAKLDYIMELKNLYRGRIREYAEQYGCKYVAGARPWGEKCDIAMPSATQNELNGEDAKTLLANGCIAVSEGANMPSTPEAIDAFLEAKILYAPGKAANAGGVSVSGLEMTQNAQKLSWSSEEVDAKLKSIMQNIHEQCVKYGKQADGYTNYVKGANVAGFMKVAKAMMAQGIL
- the hemG gene encoding protoporphyrinogen oxidase — its product is MDSQQTDILIIGAGLTGLTTGFWLTRAGKDIHILEKADRVGGQIHTFREKDFVYESGPNTGVVSYPEVAELFEALSPACALETAREESKRRLIWKGDRFRALPSGLFSAVTTPLFTLGDKFRILGEPFRAKGNNPDESVGELAARRLGKSFLHYAVDPFLSGVYAGDPMKLVTRYALPKLYNLEQQYGSFIRGTIAKAKQPKTDRDRLASKKVFSVAGGLDKLTGAMAEAIAPAHITLSAADVTVRPCANKWMATYSTADGEQTIIAERIVTTTGAYTLPALLPFVPKEKMDRISNLYYAPVVQASVGFRDTGGLRFDAFGGLVPSCEKKDVLGILFPSACFAGRAPEEGALFSFFIGGVKHADLTTWPEEELKALIRHELHTMLKFPEETEPDMIRVFRHEHAIPQYEQNSGTRFETIDELQAHYPGLTLAGNIKGGIGMADRIRQATEIANKLING
- a CDS encoding putative signal transducing protein, with the protein product MEDKIVEIARFYEPEAAQMIESLLKSEGIKCYLRNEYTSQVMYPANMGGIRIELLESEVPRAMEILEANGYEFPKEDEEAEQIQAVSGWTRHVPFLRHLPLEKQIIVLFILVAVFLALVIYFGSLVSSN